TGCATGTCGGCCTGCTCAAGGATATAGCTGATCAGCGAAGTCGTCGTCGTTTTGCCATGGGTTCCGGCCACGCCGATGCCGCGTTTGGAGTCGAAAAGAAGGCTCAGCAGCTCGGCCCGCTGCAGCACAGGGATCTCTTTCCTGCGCGCCTCGGCCAGCTCGGGATTGGACGCGGGAATAGCGCTGCTGTACGCCAGCAAATCGACTCTGCATTCATCCAAATGGTGCACGTCGTGTCCGTAAAGGATTTTTACGCCGGCTTTCTCCAGCTTTTCGACGTAAGCCGTGCGTCCCATATCGCAACCGCTGACATTGAAGCCCAACTCGTGGAAAAGCAGTGCCAGCCCGCTCATCCCCGCTCCGCCAACACCCATAAGATGGATGTTCTTGATACTGCCCAGATCTATTTTTTTTCGACTCACGTGGGATTCCCCTTTCAAACTGTGAGGCTGCGCAAGGCTTCATAAAGTTTTACCGCGCCTGCACTCAGATCCTCACAGCTCACGCGCCGCTCTGCGACAGACTGCAAGGCCGCGCGAAACTGCTCCTGTGAAGAGCCTTCCAAAAAGACGGGGGCTCCCGTCAATTTGGAGAAATATTGGGCATTGCTCAACTGGTGCTGTCCAACGGCTTTTAACCACGGCACGACGAGCACCGGAATTCCCAGAGCCCGAAGCTCTGCCAGCGTCGAAGCTCCGGCCCGACAGACGATCATGTCCGCGGCAGAAAACACCGTCGTCATGTCCCAGCAGGCTTCATGAACCAGCGCTTCAGGGAAAGGACGATCTTCGGCTTTGATGCCCATGCACAGGACTTTACAACTCGTTGATTTTATCATATTTTGTGCGTCTTGCAGCACTTTTCTCAGGCCGCCGCTCCCCAGAGAGCCGCCCAAAATAATAATCAATTTCTCGTCATCCCTCAAAAACGTCCCCAGCAGCCGTTTCTGAGCGTCCTTTTTATCGATCAGACGGATCTCGCGCAACGGCATCCCCGTCACAATCTTTTTTGCCGTGTCCAGTCCCTTGCAGTCTTCCCAGGCACAAGCGACAGGAATACCGCATCTGGCCGCAAAACGGGTGACTTTTCCCGCCACAGTGTTCTGTTCATGCATGAGCACGGGAACATGGAGGCAACGCGCCGCCAGCAAGACGGGCATCGAAAGATAACCGCCGAACAGCACACAACGGTCGATCCGTTCTTTCTTTAAAATCGCGCGCGCCTCGAAAAAAGAACTGAAAAGGTGCTTCCAGCGCGTCAACGAACGCAGGCCGGACACGCCCAAAGGAGAACCTTCCAGCGACAATCTTTGAGGAACTACGCCATGAGCCTTATAAATTTCATCTTCCAGCGGACGGCTGCCCGAGAGCCAAATAACCGACTCCCCCCGCTTCTGCAGCCACAGGCCGAAAGCAATGGACGGGATGATATGACCGCCGGTCCCCCGGCCGCCAATAGGATTCTGTACGTCACGTCACCGTCCTCCTCTACGCGTCTTCTATCGGTTCTTTGATCAGTCTGATCAGCAAACCGATCCTTGCCCACATGAATACCAGCGAGGTGCCTCCGTAACTGATAAACGGCAGAGGCATGCCTGTCAGAGGGATCAGTTTCATGACGCCGCCCAGATTGATGAAAAACGGCAGCAGTACCGCGACGCAGCATCCCCAAATGAGAATACGCCGTTCCGGCGTCGCTTTTCTGTATGCGGCATAGACGCGCAGCGTCCAAAACACAAACAGAAGAAAAACGCTCATCGTGCCGACAAGCCCCAACTGTTCCCCGAGAGCAGGGAAAATAAAATCGTTATGCACTTCCGGCAAGAACTGCTGGCTCCGCCCAAGCCCGATGCCCCATATTCGCCCGTTGGCAAAAGCGATCAGTCCCTGAATAACCTGATAACCGGAACCCAGCGGATCGGTCCAGGGATCGAGCCATGTTTCGATCCGCTCGGCGCGATATCCATAATTCGCCATGTACCATAGCACCGGAGACGCGGCAATTCCCGTGACCAATGGCAACAGGATGCCGTACCGTTCGATGAAAAGAGCGCCGACGATGCCCACGAGCAGCAGCAGACCGCCAAAGTCAGGTTGTTTCATGATGATCAGGGCAAAGGGAGCAAACAGGATGCCGCTGAGGATCAGCGCTTTCCACATGCCGTCCACCCGCATGTAGACTTTGGCAAGATGGATCATCATCACAAAGCTCACAACTTCCAACGGCTGGAAGTTGACCGGACCGAGGCGGATCCAGCGGGAAGCCCCTTTGACGACGACTTTCAACGGAGAAAAGACCGTCATCGCCAGCAGCCCAAAGGCCACGGCCAGCAAAAAAACGCTGTGTCTCGACCAGAAACTCAGCGGCACCTGCGTCACCACGATAAATCCCGTCAAAGCTACCATGAGCCACAGCGCCTGCTTCAATCCCGGCGAAGAAAGATCCCAGCCCGTCATCGACGAGACTACAACAACGCCTAACGTGGAAAGGATCAAGGGCACAATCCAAAGCCCAAAAACGCTCCCGCCGCCGGCGTCGCGGTTATAAAACCGCGAATCCCTTATCTGGTTAGAACAGTGTTCTGACGAGTTGGGCAAAATGATCTCCCCGTTCTTCATAACTATGATACATGTCCCAGCTTGTGCAGGCGGGAGAAAGAAGGACTTTATCGCCGGGACCGGCAAGTTCCGAGGCTTTCTTCACGGCCTCGCCCATATCCTTCGCCCGCACGGCGTGTCGATAACCGGCAGACCGCAGCGCCGCAAAAATTTTCTCGGCTTCGGAACCGATCACAATCGCGGCAAACGTCTCTTCGCACACGACGCGGGCAAGTTCATCATAGCGTTCGCCCTTGCCCTGGCCGCCAAGGATGACGAGTTTGCGGCCGCTGATGCTGTGCAAAGCCGCGATCACAGCGGCCACGTTGGTCCCTTTGGAATCGTCGATGTAAAGGACGCCATTGTGTTCGCCCACCGGTTCACAGCGATGATGGAGGACTTCGAAACTGGCAAGTCCCGCGGAGGGATCGACGTCGCGAAACGCAAGCGCTACGGCGGCACAAGACATGGCGGCATTTTCCAAATTATGGGCGCCGAGCAGTTTCAATGAGCTTTTACGGAACAACAGGCGGCGTCTTTCGCGATCGACCAGAAGCACATCGCTGTCGTCCATGTCGATCCTCAAATTGCCGCGTCCCAACGCACAAACGGTGCGTCCCGCCGGGACGCGGAACGCGTCGACGTCATGCGTCACCGCGTAGCACTCCCCCTGACGGGGCAGAAAGATCTTGCACTTGTCGCTTTTGTAGCTCTCGTAACTGCCATGCCAATCAAGATGGTCAGGGGCCAGATTCGTCAGGACGGCAACGTCCGGCCTGAGCTGCGTGTTCCAGTGCAGCTGAAAACTGCTCAGCTCCATCACGATTGCATCATAGCTTCTGTCCGCATGAGCCGCCAGGGGATCGCCGATGTTCCCCACGGAGACGGCATTCAGACCGCAACTTTGCAACAGGTGGGCGATCAGCGCCGTGCAGGTCGTTTTGCCGTTTGTCCCCGTCACGGCGATGATCTTTCCTTTCAGGAACGGGGCGAGAAGGTCGAGCTCTCCCTGCACAGGCACGTTTTTTGCGCGGGCCATCGACACCGCATCCGATTTTTCCGAGACGCCCGAGCTCACGACCATCAGGTCGCACTCGCAGCATCTGGGCGTATGGCCGCCGGTTTCCCATTGGATCCGCGTCTTGCTGAAAAGCTCCTGCGTCTCGCGGGGGATCTCCGCCCGATGATCGGTCACGAAAACACCGGCGCCGCGGCTGGCCGCCCAGAGCGCCAGAGCCCTTCCGCTCACGCCGGCGCCGACGACGGTGATCTTATGAACCATCTAAACTCCTCCTTCCGCCGCGCCCGAAAAGACCAAACGCACGGTAGCGACGTCGCGCTCAACGAAAATCGATCACGGCATAAAAAAGAACGCCACGGACTGCGCCGCCGCGGCGCACAGCAGCGAACAAAGCGTATGGACCAGCAAAAAACGGACGACGATGCGGTCTTCGGGCCAGCCCAACAGTTGAAAATGATGGTGAAGGGGGCTCATTCTAAAAACGCGCCGGCCCCAACCATGAATGGCGATCAGCTGGATCACGACCGACAGCATCTCAATGCCGAATCCCGTTCCCGCGGGGATCAGGACCAACACGCCGCCAGCGCCCATAAAAGCGCAGGAAGCCATCAGCCCGGCCAAAAAATGTGCTCCCGCGTCGCCCATGAAGACCTGAGCGGGATGACAGTTATGCCATAGGAATCCCAAAGCGACGGCCAATCCCGTCAGAGATCCCAGGTAAGGTTCCGGCGAGAGCGACGCCAAAACGACGAAAGTCACGACGCTTGCCCCCGCCGCCAGACCGTCCAGACCGTCGGTCACGTTCACCGAATTCTGAATGCCCACGGCGAAAAACAGCGCCAGAGGCCAGATCCAGCCGCCGATCGAAAAGCCCCAGAACAGAGCGGGAACTTTGCCGTCCAATGCCAGAAGGATGAACCACAGCCCCGTCGTCGTCGCCTGCAGAGCGAACTTTTGCAGGCTGCGCAGCCCCTCGCTGGAACTGTTTTTGAACTTCAACATGTCGTCGCATAAGCCGACCATAGCGGAAAGGATCGGATACGACCAGAAGATCACGCCGGCGCGATCGCCCCGAATCATGTGAGTCAGCAAAAGCCCTGAACCGATCAGCAAAAATACCACGCCGCCCGCCGCAGGAACTTTCGCCTTGATCTTCTCGTCGATATGCGTTCCATAAGCCTTCTGCACCTGAGACACGTGACGGCGCCGCATCCAGTCGATCCACGAATGCTGCGCGGCGACCTCACAGAAGAAAATCACGAAAAGAAGGATCAGCGAATGAGGAGCCAGAAGAGTCATCATAGTTCGAGCGCCCTCACCACGCGCTCAAGATGATTGCCGCGCGATCCCTTGACGAGAATCACGTCGCCTTCGCCGGGGCGCGTTCCATCCACCGCCTCGATCAGCGCATCGATGGAGTCGTAGTAATAATCCGCCGTCCCATCGACGTTCTTCCATTCCTCGCCGAAGAGATACAGCAGGTCGCTGACGTGAAGCGCCCGCTCAAAGATCCTGCCATGTTCCGAAACCGACGCCGTTCCCAGCTCCAACATTTCGCCGAGGATCAAAAAGCGGCGCCCGGGGATGTCGGCCGAGTCCATGGCAGCCAGAGACGCTTTCACGGCCGCCGGGCTGGCATTGTAACACTCGTCGAGAATCGCCGCGCCGCTTTCGGACAGGCGGATCTCTCCGCGCCCGGCGCTGTTGCGGCACTTGGGCAAAGATGCCGCGATCTCGCGGCTGGAAAGCCCCGCACGCCCCGCGATGGCGATGGCGCAGCAGAGCGGATAGAGCTGATGTACGCCGGCCAACGGCAGAGAAAGGTTGAATGACAAACCGTCCAGCCCCGTCAGGATCGCGCGCACCGTAAAATGATCTTTTTCCCAGCTCAATCGCTCGCGGGCAAAGAGCACTTCGCCGCGGCGTCCGAAACGGATCACTTCC
This sequence is a window from Pyramidobacter sp. YE332. Protein-coding genes within it:
- the murD gene encoding UDP-N-acetylmuramoyl-L-alanine--D-glutamate ligase, with the translated sequence MVHKITVVGAGVSGRALALWAASRGAGVFVTDHRAEIPRETQELFSKTRIQWETGGHTPRCCECDLMVVSSGVSEKSDAVSMARAKNVPVQGELDLLAPFLKGKIIAVTGTNGKTTCTALIAHLLQSCGLNAVSVGNIGDPLAAHADRSYDAIVMELSSFQLHWNTQLRPDVAVLTNLAPDHLDWHGSYESYKSDKCKIFLPRQGECYAVTHDVDAFRVPAGRTVCALGRGNLRIDMDDSDVLLVDRERRRLLFRKSSLKLLGAHNLENAAMSCAAVALAFRDVDPSAGLASFEVLHHRCEPVGEHNGVLYIDDSKGTNVAAVIAALHSISGRKLVILGGQGKGERYDELARVVCEETFAAIVIGSEAEKIFAALRSAGYRHAVRAKDMGEAVKKASELAGPGDKVLLSPACTSWDMYHSYEERGDHFAQLVRTLF
- a CDS encoding FtsW/RodA/SpoVE family cell cycle protein, producing the protein MPLILSTLGVVVVSSMTGWDLSSPGLKQALWLMVALTGFIVVTQVPLSFWSRHSVFLLAVAFGLLAMTVFSPLKVVVKGASRWIRLGPVNFQPLEVVSFVMMIHLAKVYMRVDGMWKALILSGILFAPFALIIMKQPDFGGLLLLVGIVGALFIERYGILLPLVTGIAASPVLWYMANYGYRAERIETWLDPWTDPLGSGYQVIQGLIAFANGRIWGIGLGRSQQFLPEVHNDFIFPALGEQLGLVGTMSVFLLFVFWTLRVYAAYRKATPERRILIWGCCVAVLLPFFINLGGVMKLIPLTGMPLPFISYGGTSLVFMWARIGLLIRLIKEPIEDA
- a CDS encoding phospho-N-acetylmuramoyl-pentapeptide-transferase yields the protein MMTLLAPHSLILLFVIFFCEVAAQHSWIDWMRRRHVSQVQKAYGTHIDEKIKAKVPAAGGVVFLLIGSGLLLTHMIRGDRAGVIFWSYPILSAMVGLCDDMLKFKNSSSEGLRSLQKFALQATTTGLWFILLALDGKVPALFWGFSIGGWIWPLALFFAVGIQNSVNVTDGLDGLAAGASVVTFVVLASLSPEPYLGSLTGLAVALGFLWHNCHPAQVFMGDAGAHFLAGLMASCAFMGAGGVLVLIPAGTGFGIEMLSVVIQLIAIHGWGRRVFRMSPLHHHFQLLGWPEDRIVVRFLLVHTLCSLLCAAAAQSVAFFFMP
- a CDS encoding UDP-N-acetylglucosamine--N-acetylmuramyl-(pentapeptide) pyrophosphoryl-undecaprenol N-acetylglucosamine transferase, whose protein sequence is MGGRGTGGHIIPSIAFGLWLQKRGESVIWLSGSRPLEDEIYKAHGVVPQRLSLEGSPLGVSGLRSLTRWKHLFSSFFEARAILKKERIDRCVLFGGYLSMPVLLAARCLHVPVLMHEQNTVAGKVTRFAARCGIPVACAWEDCKGLDTAKKIVTGMPLREIRLIDKKDAQKRLLGTFLRDDEKLIIILGGSLGSGGLRKVLQDAQNMIKSTSCKVLCMGIKAEDRPFPEALVHEACWDMTTVFSAADMIVCRAGASTLAELRALGIPVLVVPWLKAVGQHQLSNAQYFSKLTGAPVFLEGSSQEQFRAALQSVAERRVSCEDLSAGAVKLYEALRSLTV